The genome window ATGATTTTTCGAGAATTTTTGGATCACGATTGCTGTGCAAAACCAAATCATAGTTTTTTAATTTGGTTTCAAAATCTTCGGTTTTGTAGTCAATAATTACATCGGCTCCGAGACTTTTGACTAAAGCTATATTTTTTTCGCTGGTGGTTGTAGCTACAAAGGCTCCCAAATGTTTGGCAAATTGAATCGCAAATGTACCCACACCGCCTGAACCAGCCTGAATGAACACTTTTTGTCCTTTTTTGATATTTGCCATTTCAACAATTGCTTGCCAAACCGTAAGTCCGACCAACGGAATAGAAGCGGCTTCTTCCATCGAAAGGTTTTTGGGTTTTAGTGCCAAGTCAGTTTCATTTACGGCGATATATTCCGCAAAAGTACCAATTCTATAATCTGCTACTCTTGAATAGACTTCGTCGCCAACTTTGAAATTTTTAACGCCAGAACCTACTTTAACTACAGTTCCTGCCATATCGTGCCCATTGATGAGCGGGGTTTTATAGGGTAAAAAGAGCTTGAATTCGCCCTTTTTAATCATTGAATCTAATAAATTGACACCCGCTGCGTGAATTTGCACCAAGACTTCATTTGCTTTTGCAATGGGTTCGGCA of Flavobacterium marginilacus contains these proteins:
- a CDS encoding NADP-dependent oxidoreductase — translated: MIKKGEFKLFLPYKTPLINGHDMAGTVVKVGSGVKNFKVGDEVYSRVADYRIGTFAEYIAVNETDLALKPKNLSMEEAASIPLVGLTVWQAIVEMANIKKGQKVFIQAGSGGVGTFAIQFAKHLGAFVATTTSEKNIALVKSLGADVIIDYKTEDFETKLKNYDLVLHSNRDPKILEKSLRILKPGGQLISLVGPPTPEFAAEIGLPWYLKLLIKLISSKARKQAKKQNVAFKFLFMRAEGNQLGEITKLIEAGIIKPVIDKVFPFEQTNEAMAYVETGRSKGKVVIKIK